The genomic stretch TTACCGGATTTGTCCTTGTGATAGCAGTTTTTGTGGATGTGCTGAACCGGAGAAAGCAGGGAAAGGCTTAAAGAGATTCCATTTATTATTAAATAATCTTCCGTTAAAAGCGGGAAATTATAAAAAAATATTTAGGGAGGTTTTCAAATGAAACAAAATCGTTTACTTGGTGCATTCCTATGCGCGGCAATGACTTCTGCAGTTCTGATTGGATGTTCCGGAGAGACAAAGGCTCCGGCACCTGCTTCTACAGAGGCTCCGGCTACGAAGGAAGAGGCTTCAAAGACCGAAAGTCCGAATGCAGCGGAGAGCGGTACAATTGACTACAGCAGTATATCGGTGGAGATCGTGGCAAAGGGATTTCAGCATGATTTTTGGAAGGCAGTTAAGATGGGTTCAGAGCAAGCGGCAAAGGAATTAGGTTTAAAATCTACTAATTTTGTAGGACCGGCCAGTGAAAGCGCCGTAGCTGAGCAGATTGAGCAGTTAAACAATGCGGTTAATAAACAACCCAGCGCCATCTGTCTGGCGGCCCTTGATACCCAGTCTTCTATGGATGCCATTTCCAATGCCCAGGCGGCAGGCATCCCTATCGTAGGCTTTGACTCCGGTGTTCCGGATGCGCCAAAAGGCGCCATTGTAGCCAATGCTGCAACGGATAATTATGTGGCAGGAGGACTGGCAGCTGAAAAGATGTACGACATCATCAAGGTACAGGTAACAGATCCTGCCCAGGTAGTAAGAATCGGTGTGGTTTCTCAGGATGCCACCTCCCAGTCTATCGGAGAGAGAACCGGAGGCTTTATCGATAAAATGCGCACCCTGATCGGAGAAAGCAACTGTGCGGTGGAAGGACATGACAAGTACAACGTAAAGGCTGACGGGGCAAAGGTGATTATTGACGTGGGAATTCCAGCAACCGTGGATGATGCAGCCTGCGTAATCGTGGCCAGTACGTTGTTAAATAAAAACGATCTGATTGCCATTTATGCTTCCAATGAGTTTACGGCAAAGAATTTGGTGACTGCCAATGAAAGCCTTCAGAAGCTGGGACCGGATAAAGTGATCGGTGTAGGTTTTGATTCCGGCTCCATT from Lacrimispora sphenoides JCM 1415 encodes the following:
- a CDS encoding ABC transporter substrate-binding protein, with product MKQNRLLGAFLCAAMTSAVLIGCSGETKAPAPASTEAPATKEEASKTESPNAAESGTIDYSSISVEIVAKGFQHDFWKAVKMGSEQAAKELGLKSTNFVGPASESAVAEQIEQLNNAVNKQPSAICLAALDTQSSMDAISNAQAAGIPIVGFDSGVPDAPKGAIVANAATDNYVAGGLAAEKMYDIIKVQVTDPAQVVRIGVVSQDATSQSIGERTGGFIDKMRTLIGESNCAVEGHDKYNVKADGAKVIIDVGIPATVDDAACVIVASTLLNKNDLIAIYASNEFTAKNLVTANESLQKLGPDKVIGVGFDSGSIQLDAVKAGILAGSITQNPVQIGYQAVMLAAKAATGQPVNDIDTGCLWYDASNMDSAEVAPCLYK